DNA from Mesorhizobium loti R88b:
GGCGCATTTGTCGATGCTCGGCGCGCTTCCGAATTCCTGCTCGTGGACCGCCGAAATCACCGATACGCAATAGTTGGTGTAGAGAAAACCCTCCGGCCAGAAGCGGATGATTTCCAGCGTTCCGGCATTCTGATCCGTCTCGGTCAGCTGGGTCAGGCCGGAGATTTCCCGGGCCGGCGCCTGTTTGATCAGCTCGCGCAGCACGAGGCCGGCGGCGAAGACGATGAAGTCGGCACGGTCGACCGCGGCGAAGCGTTTCTGCGCTTCCATGATTTCGACCCAGTCGAGAAAAGCCCTGGTGAGTTTGGCTTCGTCGATGTCGAAGCGCACGCCGAACGTGTCCGAGACCACCTTGGCGCTGCCGCGGAAAGTCGCGCGAAACCAGCGCAACTGCCGCAACCGGTGGCGCAGGTCGGGCATAAGGGCCAGTTCATCCCTGAAAGGCAGTTCCATTTAACGCATCCCGTTTGCCGACAGGCTAGCACAGCCACGCCGCTACCGAAATCGCAGAGCGTCCTGTGGATGACCGTGGCTAAGGCCAATATCATACATATTGACATTCTCGGAAACAAATGTTCTCACTTTGCTGTTGTCGCGCATCGGTCCAAGGTGCGTGTTCAACTGAGGCTTCGGGAGGAGAACCGAATGGCGATTTGGCAGTGGGGACTGCTTTTGCTGGTTATCGTGTGGGCGCTGCAGTCGCTCGGCGTCTGGCTGCAGATGCGGCACTATTCGGATGTCTTCCGGGGCGTCACCGACCAGTACAAGGATGGCTTCGTCGGAGCCGGCAATTTTCGCGGCCGATTTGCCAAGGGCACCATAGCGCTGGTCGTGGTGACGCCTGACATGATCGTGCGCCGCGTGATGGTGATGACCGGCCGGTCCGTCTTCACCAAATTCAAGAGACATGAAGAATTCGAGGGTGTTCCCCTCGAGAGACTCCGGTCCAATCCTGCAATCAAGGGGGAGGGGGAACCCGGTGTGGCCGAGGCCGTGAAGCGGGCGATCGAACAGATCGACAAAGCACGGTCGGAGCCTGGGAAGAAGCCGGGGCTGTCCGGTTTGAACGTAGCAAGGGCCTAGAGGAACGCCGCGCACCGACTGGGATCAACCGGCGGGCGGCATAAGGAGGAGAAATGTCTGTATTTTCGTTGTTGGCGCAGCATGCCGACATGGCCGTGAACAATCTGCATGTCGCAGGTGCCATGGTCTCGGATGCTGCTTTGCATGGCAAGCTCGCCGTCGAGCATGCTTCCGACCATCTCGTTGTCCTTGCGCAAGCAGACAGCGGACCGATCACCGTCGAGCAGTTCAAGGAAAAGCTGAAGGACGTCCAGCAGGAAGAGCAGCTCGGCTGGCTGACCGCCATCGGCAAGTACTTCATCGGCATCTTCCAGAAGGGCGGCGAAGTGTTCGCCGGCTTCGTCACCGGCATCATTCCGACGCTGGTGGTGCTGATGACCGCATTCTACGCCGTTACCGAACTGGTCGGTGAAGAGCGCGTGCATGGTTTGGCGCGCGGCGCCGGCCGTATCGCGCTGACGCGCTACACGCTGCTGCCGCTGCTGGCCGTGTTCTTCCTCACCAACCCGATGG
Protein-coding regions in this window:
- a CDS encoding transcriptional regulator GutM — protein: MAIWQWGLLLLVIVWALQSLGVWLQMRHYSDVFRGVTDQYKDGFVGAGNFRGRFAKGTIALVVVTPDMIVRRVMVMTGRSVFTKFKRHEEFEGVPLERLRSNPAIKGEGEPGVAEAVKRAIEQIDKARSEPGKKPGLSGLNVARA
- the srlA gene encoding PTS glucitol/sorbitol transporter subunit IIC, which codes for MSVFSLLAQHADMAVNNLHVAGAMVSDAALHGKLAVEHASDHLVVLAQADSGPITVEQFKEKLKDVQQEEQLGWLTAIGKYFIGIFQKGGEVFAGFVTGIIPTLVVLMTAFYAVTELVGEERVHGLARGAGRIALTRYTLLPLLAVFFLTNPMAYTFGSFLEEKHKPAFYDAAVSYVHPPLGLFPHINPGEYFVWGGILVALLELEKKGAVVAGYHVKVAIWYAIVGLVVILLKGMLTERITAIMARRQGVEL